The following coding sequences lie in one Mercenaria mercenaria strain notata chromosome 5, MADL_Memer_1, whole genome shotgun sequence genomic window:
- the LOC123557695 gene encoding protocadherin beta-14-like, whose protein sequence is MAILMIWTVSWILIGQVFTQDATVFYKIREELDVDSYIGSIGLDSNLFTNTSTDTYNDLEYRISSEMSKGATYFKIDTNGLLFIDKIIDREKFDDCDLECFLEFNVVVYELSEPTTLIQVQIEIEDLNDNAPEFLPIKSPVRVLESLDVGSVIVTGAAIDLDQGKDNYVKTYVLLPDTDIFNLTVTDNMDFEIRLTKPLDREMEPFYQVVVLAKDGGDKPLTGTVTLDIEVTDDNDNAPIFSEQLYNISVQENTAANTVILELSAVDKDENDFGKVSYKFSNRVSKKISELFQVNATSGKISTIGTIDFETDEEFNFQVVAYDHGINSKSSTASVIIKVIDINDNSPTINLNLPPGGDVLSEYAEIGTFVAHVEIMDQDSGKNGKVFCNVLDNFFRLETMHIANNYKIILNKTLDHDTKAYHNVTILCQDLGNLPRQTFSSFIIHVEDMNDNAPLFTASVYAVSVVENNNKDASIVRISATDKDSGLNGQIYYSLHAESQGLFVVNSFTGLITANVSLDRETHGEESIFRVFAIDKGKPAQTSTGTVVVNILDLNDNDPIFRNDPFKMNILESQNIGSAVGNVSARDPDAGLNGTFYLKFPEDQNVLEFFDFHESGMITTKKILDRESIAFHEFYVHAIDMGGRTSSALVIVYVTDDNDNVPEIIYPNEYDNTISIPFSLQENSEVIQIVARDYDSDENAKLYYFIDENNASYTFNIDSQSGKMFLNKTLHEKDIGHTLRFNIRVKDGGNPSLESSVEFFIKIKEGPNNETLNAGMSLNLWIVVGIVIFTAIVSVLMIIVIVKICLCNRLKATSGSTSDIIMESKEVDPRLIDSSSSASTSSKDSNGNEKIKDDSLQIQDGYQKGYFNSLDETGYLSNSSLASVDNQLYIEQVKQFGYELEKKVDETNSDNSGEIGTRDSGQGGSDVDINSLTELPVLDIAGSSTDSYLPPKYTDLHSNYTDGSVSKNNIYNDQLPPFSHQTYFDNFNSSSNNSDSSFLPQTTASFSSNPTKTAERREISKLRKSQKRVMFSDDLENSHSSERSSTLSNQSASDISHISDSRLKPRKFHRMLSEDITSSPSQLNRANDWLRRSADSFSRRPNNDKIYNQLPSNQIKFGSGRDFRNRPMGSNFKTYLDKVMEKSKSSSSSDGYLSKSSESDNVFSVDTLASESTYRDSDSITTSGTYDLINEENTLSLASPSYSNNTYARDIEI, encoded by the exons ATGGCAATTTTGATGATTTGGACTGTATCGTGGATCCTGATTGGTCAAGTATTTACCCAAGATGCAACAGTGTTTTACAAGATCAGGGAAGAACTTGATGTAGACAGTTACATTGGCAGTATTGGCCTTGACAGTAACCTTTTCACTAATACATcaactgatacatataatgatttaGAATATAGAATTTCAAGTGAAATGAGTAAGGGTGcaacttattttaaaatcgaCACAAATGGTCTTTTGTTTATTGACAAAATAATTGACAGAGAAAAGTTTGACGATTGCGATTTAGAGTGTTTCCTGGAGTTCAATGTTGTTGTATATGAGTTGTCTGAACCAACCACTCTCATACAAGTTCAAATCGAAATCGAAGATTTAAATGACAATGCACCAGAATTTTTGCCAATAAAAAGTCCAGTTCGAGTGTTGGAGTCCTTGGATGTTGGATCAGTAATAGTAACAGGAGCGGCCATTGACTTAGATCAAGGAAAAGATAACTATGTTAAAACTTACGTTTTATTACCAGATACTGATATATTTAATCTGACGGTAACTGACAACATGGATTTTGAAATTCGACTTACAAAACCTTTAGACAGAGAAATGGAGCCATTTTATCAAGTTGTGGTCTTGGCAAAAGATGGTGGAGACAAACCACTAACAGGAACGGTTACGTTAGATATTGAAGTCACTGACGATAATGACAATGCTCCAATATTTTCTGAACAACTTTACAATATATCTGTGCAAGAAAATACAGCAGCTAACACGGTGATTCTTGAATTATCTGCAGTTGACAAAGATGAAAACGATTTTGGAAAAGTTTCATACAAATTCAGCAATCGCGTTTCAAAGAAAATATCCGAGTTGTTTCAAGTAAATGCTACAAGTGGGAAAATATCTACCATTGGAACAATAGATTTTGAAACGGACGAAGAGTTTAATTTCCAAGTTGTGGCATATGATCACGGAATTAATTCAAAATCATCAACAGCAAGTGTCATTATCAAAGTAATTGACATCAATGATAATTCACCGACTATAAACTTAAATTTGCCACCAGGTGGCGATGTGTTATCTGAATACGCGGAAATCGGAACGTTTGTGGCGCATGTAGAAATTATGGACCAAGATTCTGGAAAGAACGGGAAAGTATTTTGCAATGTGCTTGACAACTTTTTCAGACTTGAAACAATGCATATTGCCAACAAttacaaaatcattttgaataaGACATTAGATCATGACACTAAAGCATATCATAACGTTACGATTCTTTGTCAGGATCTTGGCAATTTGCCAAGACaaactttttcaagttttatcattCATGTTGAGGATATGAATGACAATGCCCCACTTTTTACTGCATCAGTCTATGCTGTATCGGTTGTTGAAAATAACAATAAAGATGCTTCGATCGTCAGAATTTCGGCAACGGATAAAGACAGTGGATTAAATGGACAGATTTATTATTCGTTACATGCTGAATCTCAAGGACTGTTTGTAGTGAACTCTTTTACAGGTCTTATTACTGCAAATGTGAGTCTTGACCGAGAAACACATGGAGAAGAAAGTATTTTTCGAGTTTTTGCAATAGATAAAGGTAAACCTGCTCAGACGTCAACCGGAACTGTCGTTGTAAACATTCTTGATTTAAATGACAATGATCCGATCTTCAGAAATGAcccatttaaaatgaatattcttGAAAGTCAAAACATAGGTTCAGCTGTTGGGAATGTTTCTGCAAGAGATCCCGATGCAGGTTTAAATGGAACGTTCTATTTGAAATTTCCAGAAGACCAGAATGTTCTTGAATTCTTCGATTTTCATGAGTCTGGAATGATTACAACAAAAAAGATCCTTGATCGGGAATCAATCGCTTTTCATGAATTTTATGTTCATGCAATTGATATGGGTGGAAGAACAAGTTCCGCTTTGGTAATTGTATATGTGacagatgataatgataatgtgCCAGAAATTATCTACCCGAATGAATATGATAACACCATCAGCATCCCTTTCTCCTTGCAGGAAAATTCTGAAGTTATTCAAATAGTTGCTAGAGATTATGACAGCGATGAAAATGCTAAACTTTATTATTTCATTGACGAGAACAATGCAAGTTACACTTTTAATATAGATAGTCAATCTGGGAAAATGTTTCTGAACAAGACTTTGCATGAAAAGGATATTGGACATACGTTAAGATTTAATATACGTGTAAAAGATGGCGGAAATCCGTCTTTGGAGTCTTCAGtagaattttttatcaaaatcaaagaGGGACCAAATAATGAAACATTAAATGCTGGAATGAGCTTGAATTTGTGGATTGTAGTTGGGATTGTAATATTTACCGCTATCGTTTCTGTACTAATGATCATCGTTATTGTTAAAATCTGCTTGTGCAACCGACTTAAGGCAACATCTGGAAGTACGTCAGACATAATCATGGAATCAAAAGAAGTTGACCCGAGATTGATAGATTCGTCATCGTCTGCTTCAACATCCTCTAAAGATTCCAACGgcaatgagaaaatcaaagatGACAGTCTACAAATCCAAGATGGCTACCAGAAGGGTTACTTCAATAGTCTAGATGAGACTGGTTACCTTTCAAACTCTAGTTTGGCTTCTGTTGATAATCAGCTATATATAGAACAAGTTAAACAG TTTGGTTATGAGCTTGAAAAGAAGGTAGATGAGACAAATAGTGACAATTCTGGTGAGATAGGAACCAGGGACAGTGGTCAGGGAGGTAGTGATGTCGATATCAATAGTCTTACAGAGTTACCTGTCCTTGATATCGCAG GGAGTTCCACAGACAGTTATCTGCCTCCAAAATACACAGATCTTCATAGCAACTACACGGATGGAAgtgtttctaaaaataacatttacaatgaCCAGTTACCTCCTTTCTCACATCAGACctattttgataatttcaataGTAGCAGTAATAATTCAGATAGTTCATTTTTGCCACAAACTACTGCAAGTTTTAGCAGTAACCCTACAAAAACTGCAGAGAGGAGAGAAATCTCAAAGTTACGAAAGAGTCAAAAGCGAGTCATGTTTAGTGACGACCTTGAGAACTCCCATTCTAGTGAAAGGTCAAGTACTTTATCCAATCAGTCAGCATCTGATATTAGTCATATTAGTGATTCAAGACTAAAACCACGTAAATTTCATCGAATGTTAAGTGAAGATATCACAAGTTCGCCAAGTCAACTTAATCGAGCAAATGACTGGTTGCGACGTTCTGCAGATAGTTTTTCGAGACGACCAAACAATGACAAAATATACAATCAGTTGCCTAGCAACCAGATTAAGTTCGGATCGGGAAGGGACTTCAGAAACAGACCAATGGGGAGCAATTTCAAAACATATCTCGACAAAGTGATGGAAAAATCAAAATCAAGTAGTTCAAGTGATGGTTACCTTTCAAAATCCTCAGAAAGTGACAATGTATTTTCTGTTGATACTTTAGCGTCTGAGTCAACTTACAGAGATAGTGACAGTATAACGACTTCAGGGACatatgatttgataaatgaaGAAAATACTTTAAGTCTTGCCAGTCCTTCATACTCAAATAACACCTATGCAAGGGACATTGAAATATAA